From a single Spongiibacter taiwanensis genomic region:
- a CDS encoding FAD-dependent oxidoreductase: MKATNTQDPEYFHRVVDCQYACPAHTPVPEYIRLIAAQRYTDAYMINWESNVFPGVLGRTCDRPCEPACRRGRVEEEPVAICRLKRVAADNKGDILERLPVIPRQKNGKRVALIGAGPASLTVARDLMPLGYSIDLYDDQPAGGGFMRSQIPAFRLPESVLNDEVDLILDMGVLTHFNTYIDSLKGILAKEYDAVFVGSGAPRGRDLDVPGRAEADANIHIGIDWLSSVAFGHIDSIGKRVVVLGGGNTAMDCCRTARRLGGEDVKVVVRSPFAEMKASPWEKEDAQHEGIPILDNHVPKKFLIENGRLSAVVFEKVTAVYDADGKRSLVPTDDEPVVIPCDDVLVAIGQENAFPWIERDIGIEFGKWDMPTVDEVSFQSSHPRVFFGGDAAFGPKNVITAVAHGHQAAISIDLFCQGKSVAKRPPPGVTLVSQKMGIHEWSYDSDVADDQRYAVPQAELKDTLSNRKLEVELGFDAQTAFNEAQRCLNCDVQTVFAEDRCIECDACVDICPTDCLTITTNEDEPALRSKLKMPARNTDQDLYVSTDLPTGRAMIKDENVCLHCGLCAERCPTSAWDMQKFYYSVTKAGQQGGAL; this comes from the coding sequence TTGAAAGCGACGAATACCCAAGATCCGGAATATTTCCACCGGGTCGTTGACTGCCAATACGCCTGTCCGGCCCATACGCCGGTGCCTGAATACATCCGTTTGATTGCCGCTCAGCGCTACACCGATGCCTACATGATTAACTGGGAATCCAATGTGTTTCCCGGTGTGCTCGGCCGTACCTGCGATCGACCCTGCGAGCCTGCCTGTCGACGGGGCCGGGTAGAAGAAGAGCCGGTAGCGATCTGCCGCCTGAAGCGTGTTGCAGCAGATAATAAAGGCGATATTCTCGAGCGCCTGCCGGTGATCCCCCGGCAAAAAAATGGCAAGCGCGTCGCGTTGATTGGTGCTGGACCGGCCTCGCTGACGGTGGCCCGGGACTTGATGCCACTGGGCTACAGCATTGACCTCTACGATGATCAGCCCGCCGGCGGTGGCTTTATGCGCAGTCAGATTCCCGCCTTCCGCCTGCCCGAATCGGTCCTGAATGACGAGGTTGATCTGATTCTGGATATGGGGGTGCTGACCCACTTCAATACCTACATCGACAGCTTGAAAGGCATTCTGGCTAAAGAATACGACGCCGTGTTTGTCGGCAGCGGAGCTCCCCGGGGACGGGATCTGGATGTGCCAGGGCGCGCTGAGGCCGACGCCAATATTCATATCGGTATTGATTGGCTCTCCAGTGTGGCGTTTGGTCATATCGACAGCATTGGCAAGCGAGTGGTGGTGCTCGGTGGCGGCAATACCGCTATGGACTGTTGCCGAACGGCCCGGCGCCTGGGCGGTGAAGACGTCAAAGTGGTGGTGCGCAGCCCCTTCGCTGAAATGAAAGCCTCGCCCTGGGAAAAGGAGGACGCCCAACACGAGGGCATTCCGATTCTGGATAACCATGTGCCCAAGAAATTTTTGATCGAGAACGGGCGCCTGAGCGCGGTCGTTTTTGAAAAGGTCACCGCGGTATATGATGCCGATGGCAAGCGTTCCCTCGTGCCAACTGACGATGAGCCAGTGGTGATTCCCTGTGACGATGTCCTGGTGGCCATTGGTCAGGAAAATGCCTTCCCCTGGATTGAGCGGGATATAGGCATTGAGTTTGGCAAGTGGGATATGCCCACGGTCGATGAGGTGAGCTTCCAGTCCAGTCATCCCCGGGTGTTTTTCGGTGGCGATGCCGCCTTTGGTCCCAAAAACGTGATTACCGCTGTGGCCCATGGCCATCAGGCGGCTATATCCATAGACCTGTTTTGCCAGGGCAAAAGCGTGGCCAAGCGTCCGCCGCCGGGAGTGACCCTGGTCAGTCAAAAGATGGGCATTCACGAATGGAGCTACGATAGCGATGTGGCTGACGACCAGCGCTATGCCGTCCCCCAGGCGGAATTGAAAGACACCCTGAGCAACCGCAAACTGGAAGTGGAACTGGGCTTTGACGCTCAAACAGCCTTTAACGAAGCCCAGCGCTGTTTGAACTGTGATGTGCAAACGGTGTTCGCCGAAGACCGCTGCATTGAATGCGATGCCTGCGTGGATATTTGTCCCACCGATTGCCTGACCATCACCACCAATGAAGACGAGCCCGCGCTTCGCAGCAAGCTGAAAATGCCCGCCCGCAATACTGACCAGGATCTGTATGTGTCGACCGATCTGCCCACGGGCCGGGCGATGATCAAAGACGAAAACGTCTGCCTGCATTGCGGTCTGTGTGCCGAACGCTGTCCGACCTCTGCCTGGGACATGCAGAAATTTTATTACTCGGTGACCAAGGCCGGGCAGCAGGGGGGCGCGCTGTGA
- a CDS encoding AMP-binding protein, with translation MSETTHPRQVAEVSPDKLALVFADSGEQLSYRELVERADACAQLFASAGLVEGDTVAIWLENHIRFPELCWAAKNSGLIYTCIPSGATVDDAAYIIENCDASLLVTSRTLADRACEVAARLVDREIQPVLLMVDGAVAPFDDYDTRLARCPPMPVGGRRRGPSMLYSSGTTGRPKGIKTPLPDAPPEQPPPRLAMLKSHYLLDCDTVLVNPGPFYHAAPGRFMISLQRLGGTVVAFKKFDAERCLAAIDHYRASHGLFVPTMFIRMLALEPAVRQQYRHDSLRCVAHVGAPCPIPVKERMIEWWGEIIGETYAGTESVGHTFITSSEWLQHKGSVGRPDANCELRIVDEQGADCPVGEPGLVYMRNGKHFEYHKDTDKTREVFLEGGWATLGDIGYLDNDGYLYLTDRQSDMIVSGGVNVYPREIENVLHTFPAIADVAVVGVPDEVFGEAVKAVVETHQPVTDLRAFEAEVLGYCRQHLAPQKCPRSVEVVAQLPRSEAGKLLKRVLRDRYWQGRRSRII, from the coding sequence TTGAGCGAAACAACCCATCCACGCCAGGTCGCCGAGGTATCGCCAGACAAACTGGCACTGGTCTTTGCCGATAGTGGCGAGCAGCTGAGTTATCGGGAGCTGGTTGAGCGGGCCGATGCCTGCGCCCAGCTGTTTGCTAGTGCGGGCCTGGTCGAAGGCGACACGGTTGCGATCTGGTTAGAGAACCATATTCGCTTTCCTGAGCTGTGCTGGGCGGCAAAAAATTCTGGTTTGATTTACACCTGCATACCCAGTGGGGCGACGGTGGACGATGCCGCCTACATTATCGAAAATTGCGATGCCAGTTTGCTGGTGACCTCCCGAACACTGGCGGATCGCGCCTGTGAGGTCGCCGCCAGGCTAGTCGACCGCGAAATCCAGCCAGTGCTGCTGATGGTGGATGGCGCGGTGGCGCCCTTTGACGATTACGACACCAGGCTGGCTCGCTGCCCGCCGATGCCGGTCGGTGGGCGTCGCCGTGGGCCCTCCATGTTGTATTCCTCTGGCACCACGGGTCGACCAAAAGGCATTAAGACCCCGCTGCCCGATGCGCCCCCGGAGCAGCCGCCGCCGCGCCTGGCCATGCTGAAATCTCACTACTTACTCGACTGCGACACCGTGTTGGTCAATCCCGGTCCCTTTTATCATGCTGCGCCGGGGCGCTTTATGATCAGTTTGCAGCGCCTGGGCGGCACGGTGGTGGCTTTTAAGAAGTTTGACGCGGAGCGTTGCCTGGCGGCGATCGATCACTACCGGGCCAGTCACGGCCTGTTTGTGCCAACCATGTTCATTCGCATGCTGGCCCTCGAGCCCGCCGTCCGCCAGCAGTATCGCCATGATTCCCTGCGCTGCGTTGCCCATGTTGGCGCGCCCTGTCCGATTCCGGTAAAGGAGCGGATGATCGAGTGGTGGGGGGAGATTATCGGTGAGACCTACGCGGGCACTGAATCGGTGGGACACACTTTCATCACCTCGTCGGAATGGTTGCAACACAAGGGCTCGGTGGGTCGGCCCGATGCCAACTGCGAGCTGCGTATTGTGGATGAGCAGGGCGCCGATTGTCCCGTTGGTGAGCCCGGGCTGGTATACATGCGCAACGGTAAACATTTTGAGTACCACAAAGATACGGATAAAACCCGGGAGGTGTTTCTGGAGGGTGGCTGGGCAACCCTCGGTGACATTGGCTACTTGGATAACGATGGCTATCTCTATCTGACCGACCGGCAGTCAGACATGATCGTCAGCGGTGGGGTAAATGTGTATCCCCGGGAAATCGAGAATGTCCTGCACACCTTCCCGGCGATTGCCGATGTCGCCGTAGTGGGGGTGCCCGATGAGGTTTTTGGCGAGGCGGTAAAAGCGGTGGTAGAAACCCATCAGCCAGTCACCGATCTTCGTGCATTTGAAGCGGAGGTGCTTGGCTATTGTCGACAGCACCTGGCGCCGCAGAAGTGCCCTCGATCGGTAGAGGTGGTGGCACAGTTGCCCCGCAGCGAAGCCGGGAAATTGCTCAAGCGGGTGCTGCGGGATCGCTACTGGCAGGGGCGCCGTTCGCGGATTATCTAG
- a CDS encoding SDR family oxidoreductase: MTNSAIPRVLISGASQGIGAAIAEAFANADTPVHLALVARNEAGLRAAAERCSGAASVEIFPADASDPEQVAALKAKLSPVDVLVNNAGRWLGKPVTEMSVTEFDDILGANLRSTFLLSNLVLPGMLAAGRGDIFNMVSTAAYEGYAGVSAYCAAKHGVLGFSRALREEVKGKNIRVCTVSPGPTYSPSWEGTGIDAKRLMPPKDIARVFLQMYQMDRNVVVEEMILRPQVGHIASE; encoded by the coding sequence ATGACAAATTCAGCAATCCCCCGTGTATTGATCAGTGGCGCCTCCCAGGGTATCGGGGCGGCCATCGCCGAGGCTTTTGCCAACGCGGATACGCCAGTGCATTTGGCCCTGGTCGCCCGCAATGAGGCTGGTCTGAGGGCGGCAGCTGAGCGCTGCAGCGGGGCGGCCAGCGTGGAGATATTTCCCGCAGATGCCAGTGATCCTGAGCAGGTGGCGGCGCTGAAAGCCAAACTGTCTCCAGTAGATGTGTTAGTCAACAATGCCGGTCGCTGGCTGGGTAAACCGGTTACCGAGATGAGCGTAACTGAGTTTGACGATATTCTGGGGGCCAATCTGCGCAGCACCTTCTTGCTGTCGAACCTGGTGCTGCCGGGCATGCTGGCGGCGGGGCGGGGCGATATCTTCAATATGGTTTCTACTGCGGCTTACGAGGGCTACGCCGGGGTGTCTGCCTACTGCGCGGCCAAGCACGGTGTGTTGGGCTTTAGCCGGGCTTTGCGGGAGGAGGTGAAGGGCAAAAATATTCGGGTGTGCACCGTGTCGCCGGGGCCGACCTACTCACCCTCCTGGGAGGGCACCGGGATTGATGCCAAGCGGCTGATGCCCCCGAAGGACATTGCCAGGGTCTTTTTGCAGATGTACCAGATGGATCGCAATGTGGTGGTGGAGGAGATGATACTCCGGCCCCAGGTGGGGCATATTGCCAGCGAGTAG
- a CDS encoding 2-oxoacid:ferredoxin oxidoreductase subunit beta: MTYVRPNFRHPELPVNALGYTRKNYEGALSTLCAGCGHDSISAAIVQACFEMSIEPHNVAKLSGIGCSSKTPTYFLGNSHGFNSVHGRMPSVATGANLANRDMIYVGVSGDGDSASIGMGQFTHAVRRNLNMMYVVENNGCYGLTKGQDSATADRGSTSKKGEPNPFEPIDLVSVALQLGATFVARSFSGDREQLVPLIKAAISHRGFAFIDVISPCVTFNNNPGSTKGYAYVRDHLAATGTVDYVPFKQEITTSYDPGQSKEVSLHDGSVVHLHKADPHLDLASRRSALRLIKDYKAKDQILTGLLFMDEDSQDLHDIVGTCKTPLRSLTETELCPGQNVLDKLNDSLR, encoded by the coding sequence ATGACCTACGTCCGTCCCAATTTCCGTCACCCCGAGCTGCCGGTCAATGCGCTGGGCTACACCCGCAAGAACTACGAGGGCGCCCTGTCGACCCTGTGCGCCGGCTGCGGCCACGATTCCATCAGTGCCGCCATTGTGCAGGCCTGTTTTGAAATGTCGATTGAGCCTCACAATGTGGCCAAACTGTCGGGTATCGGTTGTTCTTCAAAAACACCCACCTACTTTCTTGGCAATTCCCACGGCTTTAATTCGGTTCACGGGCGCATGCCCTCGGTGGCCACCGGTGCCAACCTGGCCAATCGGGACATGATCTACGTGGGGGTTTCCGGCGACGGCGACAGCGCCTCCATCGGCATGGGCCAGTTCACCCACGCGGTGCGCCGCAACTTAAATATGATGTATGTGGTGGAGAACAACGGCTGCTATGGCCTCACCAAAGGCCAGGACTCAGCTACCGCCGACCGGGGGTCAACCAGCAAGAAAGGGGAGCCCAATCCCTTTGAACCCATTGACCTGGTCAGCGTTGCCTTGCAGCTCGGCGCGACCTTTGTTGCCCGCAGTTTCTCCGGTGATCGGGAGCAGTTGGTGCCGCTGATCAAAGCCGCAATCAGCCACCGGGGATTTGCCTTTATTGACGTGATATCGCCCTGTGTGACCTTTAACAATAACCCCGGATCAACCAAGGGTTATGCCTATGTGCGTGATCACCTGGCGGCCACCGGCACGGTGGATTACGTGCCCTTCAAGCAGGAAATCACCACCAGCTATGACCCGGGGCAGTCCAAGGAAGTCTCCCTTCATGATGGCTCAGTCGTGCATCTGCACAAGGCGGATCCGCACCTGGATTTGGCGAGCCGCCGCAGTGCGTTGCGTTTGATCAAAGACTATAAAGCCAAGGATCAGATTCTCACCGGTCTGCTGTTTATGGATGAGGATTCCCAGGACCTCCACGACATTGTCGGCACTTGCAAGACGCCCCTTCGGTCGCTGACCGAGACCGAGTTGTGCCCGGGCCAGAATGTGCTCGACAAGCTGAACGACAGTCTGCGTTAA
- a CDS encoding epoxide hydrolase family protein codes for MTTDIRPFKVDIPEVALEDLKHRLTMTRWPESETVSDWTQGAPLAKVQALCEYWQHHHDWRRCETMLNRHPQFTTEIDGLAFYFLHIRSPHQDAMPMIMTHGWPGSVLEFMEVIAPLTNPTEHGGRAEDAFHLVIPALPGYGFSGKPTATGWSVQRTAQAWDTLMTRLGYDSYVAQGGDWGSIVTRALGELNPPGCKAIHLNMALTVPTEKQVSEATEWEQRSLASMQFYMDWDSGYSKLQSTRPQTLGYGLADSPAGQAAWIYEKFYAWTDNQGNPEDALSIDHILDNISLYWFTNSAASSARLYWESFNTALSGGFNSDIPVGISIFPDEIFRASKRWAESVFPGLMYWNELDRGGHFAAFEQPELFVNELRSCFASLR; via the coding sequence ATGACCACCGACATTCGCCCATTTAAGGTCGACATCCCTGAGGTCGCACTGGAAGACCTCAAGCACCGCCTGACGATGACACGCTGGCCGGAATCCGAAACCGTGTCTGACTGGACCCAGGGCGCCCCGCTGGCCAAGGTGCAGGCCCTGTGCGAGTACTGGCAGCACCATCACGACTGGCGGCGCTGCGAGACAATGCTCAACAGGCACCCGCAATTCACCACTGAGATCGATGGTCTGGCGTTTTACTTCCTGCACATTCGCTCCCCCCACCAGGACGCCATGCCGATGATCATGACCCACGGCTGGCCTGGATCGGTGCTGGAATTCATGGAGGTAATCGCGCCCCTGACCAATCCTACCGAACACGGCGGCAGGGCCGAGGATGCCTTCCATTTGGTTATCCCCGCGCTGCCCGGTTACGGTTTTTCGGGCAAGCCCACCGCGACAGGTTGGAGCGTGCAGCGCACCGCACAGGCCTGGGACACGCTGATGACCCGACTCGGTTACGACAGCTACGTTGCCCAGGGCGGCGACTGGGGGTCGATTGTGACGCGGGCGCTGGGCGAACTGAATCCACCGGGATGCAAGGCTATCCACCTGAATATGGCGCTGACTGTCCCCACCGAAAAACAGGTCAGCGAAGCCACTGAATGGGAACAGCGATCGTTAGCGAGTATGCAGTTTTACATGGACTGGGACTCGGGCTACTCCAAGTTACAGAGCACCCGCCCCCAGACCTTGGGCTATGGCCTGGCGGACTCACCGGCGGGTCAGGCCGCCTGGATTTACGAGAAGTTTTACGCCTGGACCGATAATCAGGGCAACCCCGAGGATGCCTTGAGCATTGACCACATTCTCGACAATATCAGCCTGTACTGGTTCACCAACAGCGCGGCATCATCGGCCAGGCTGTATTGGGAGAGTTTCAACACGGCCCTAAGCGGCGGATTCAACAGCGACATCCCGGTGGGCATTTCGATTTTTCCGGATGAGATTTTCCGCGCCTCAAAGCGCTGGGCAGAGTCGGTATTTCCGGGCTTGATGTATTGGAACGAGCTGGATCGCGGCGGCCACTTCGCCGCCTTTGAGCAGCCCGAACTGTTTGTTAATGAGCTGCGCAGCTGCTTTGCCAGCTTGCGTTAG
- a CDS encoding queuosine precursor transporter: protein MTAQNLDNKALRLFVLLGGFFVANALLAELIGVKIFSLEQSLGLPPADFQLLGIDHLAFNLTTGVLLWPVVFVMTDIINEYYGKRGVKFLSYLTVALVLYAFAMVYAAIELVPADFWPRSHISADLPAAEQASMAAEVGNLNSAFRLIFGQGLWIIAGSLVAFLIGQIVDVTVFHRVKQLTGERMIWLRATGSTLVSQFIDSFVVLFIAFYVGAGWDLSLVIAIGLVNYTYKLVVAIAMTPLLYLAHGVIDRYLGEPLASKMKDDALADD from the coding sequence ATGACTGCTCAAAACCTCGATAACAAAGCGCTCCGATTATTTGTCCTGTTGGGCGGCTTTTTCGTTGCTAACGCCCTGCTGGCCGAGCTAATTGGCGTCAAGATTTTCTCACTGGAGCAGTCACTGGGCCTGCCGCCTGCTGATTTTCAGCTCCTTGGCATTGACCATCTCGCGTTTAACTTAACCACCGGCGTGCTGCTATGGCCGGTGGTTTTTGTGATGACCGACATTATCAATGAGTACTACGGCAAGCGCGGCGTTAAATTTTTGTCCTATCTGACCGTGGCCCTGGTGCTCTACGCCTTCGCCATGGTGTATGCCGCAATAGAGCTGGTGCCCGCCGACTTCTGGCCCCGTTCGCATATTTCTGCCGACCTTCCCGCCGCCGAGCAAGCATCTATGGCCGCAGAGGTCGGCAACCTGAACAGCGCCTTCCGGCTGATTTTCGGTCAAGGCCTGTGGATTATCGCCGGTTCTCTGGTGGCTTTCCTGATCGGGCAGATTGTCGACGTCACTGTATTTCACCGGGTGAAACAATTGACCGGGGAGCGAATGATCTGGCTCCGGGCCACCGGCTCCACCCTAGTCAGCCAATTCATCGACAGCTTTGTGGTGTTGTTTATTGCCTTTTATGTTGGCGCAGGCTGGGACTTAAGCCTGGTGATCGCTATCGGGCTAGTCAATTACACATACAAGTTAGTGGTGGCCATTGCCATGACACCGCTACTCTATCTTGCCCACGGCGTGATTGATCGCTACCTGGGCGAGCCCCTGGCCAGCAAAATGAAGGACGACGCGCTGGCCGACGACTGA
- a CDS encoding 2-oxoacid:acceptor oxidoreductase subunit alpha: MKKIKAVNDFVIKFANVNGTGSASANNMFAKSLFRMGLPVSPKNIFPSNIQGLPTWYEVRVSEKGYLGRRGGIDMMVCVNPQSMAKDINEVEPGGYFLYDSSKPLDLRLMRNDIHFIGIPLKDICQREYKDPRQQQLFRNVIYVGALAALLDIEFQVLADLVADQFRGKEKLITPNVHALELGFHYAREHFTCPLGIRVERRDAVGDQILLDGNTAAALGAIYGGATVAAWYPITPSTSVVDAYEKYCKRLRIDPGSGHKNYAIVQAEDELAAIGMVIGAAWNGARSFTATSGPGISLMSEFLGLAYFAEIPTVLIDVQRAGPSTGMPTRTQQSDILACAHASHGDTKHVLLFPATPKECFDMTAEAFDLAEVLQTPVIMLTDLDLGMNDNMSEPLRWDDKRHYRRGKVLTEEQLESMSERFGRYLDVDGDGIPYRTYPGTHATKGSFFTRGTSRDEYAVYTEDSEAYERNMQRLLLKWETAKQEVPAPELIEAGQSSRVGVIHFGTSRDATLEAIDMLADEGVAVDSLRIRAFPFSQVVDAFIDSHDIVFVVEQNRDGQLRSLIVNECEIDPKRLLPILHYGGMPVTARFIREKIAAVVKGDNVTPLHKKTGSKETNR, encoded by the coding sequence GTGAAGAAGATCAAGGCGGTTAACGATTTTGTTATCAAGTTTGCCAATGTCAACGGCACCGGTTCGGCCAGTGCCAACAATATGTTTGCCAAGTCCCTGTTCCGCATGGGGCTGCCGGTCAGCCCCAAAAATATCTTTCCCTCTAACATTCAGGGCTTGCCGACATGGTATGAGGTGAGGGTGAGCGAGAAGGGGTATCTGGGACGGCGGGGCGGCATCGACATGATGGTCTGCGTTAACCCCCAGAGCATGGCGAAGGACATCAACGAGGTCGAGCCCGGCGGTTATTTTTTATATGACTCCAGCAAGCCCCTGGACCTGCGTCTGATGCGCAATGACATCCACTTTATTGGTATCCCGCTAAAAGATATTTGCCAGCGGGAGTATAAGGACCCTCGCCAACAGCAGCTTTTTCGCAACGTGATTTACGTCGGGGCCCTGGCCGCGCTGCTGGATATTGAATTTCAGGTGCTGGCGGACCTGGTGGCCGATCAGTTTCGCGGCAAGGAAAAGCTGATTACCCCGAACGTGCACGCCCTGGAGTTGGGCTTTCACTACGCCCGGGAGCATTTCACCTGTCCGTTGGGCATCCGGGTAGAGCGCCGGGATGCGGTGGGCGACCAGATTCTGCTCGACGGCAACACCGCCGCCGCCTTGGGGGCCATTTACGGTGGTGCCACGGTGGCTGCCTGGTATCCGATAACGCCATCGACTTCGGTGGTGGATGCCTACGAAAAATACTGTAAACGCCTGCGAATCGATCCGGGCAGCGGCCACAAGAATTACGCCATCGTGCAGGCCGAGGACGAGCTGGCCGCCATCGGCATGGTGATCGGCGCTGCCTGGAATGGCGCCCGCTCCTTTACCGCCACTAGCGGTCCCGGCATTTCGCTGATGAGTGAGTTTCTCGGCCTGGCTTACTTTGCTGAAATCCCGACGGTGCTGATTGATGTGCAGCGCGCCGGGCCTTCCACTGGGATGCCAACCCGCACTCAGCAGTCCGATATATTGGCCTGCGCCCATGCCTCCCACGGCGATACCAAACACGTCTTGCTGTTTCCGGCCACACCCAAGGAGTGCTTCGACATGACCGCCGAGGCCTTTGATCTGGCCGAAGTGCTGCAAACACCGGTGATAATGCTGACCGACCTCGACCTGGGCATGAACGACAATATGTCCGAGCCCCTGCGCTGGGACGATAAACGCCACTACCGGCGGGGCAAGGTGTTGACCGAAGAACAACTGGAGTCGATGTCTGAGCGCTTTGGGCGTTATCTGGACGTGGACGGCGACGGTATTCCCTATCGCACCTATCCCGGCACCCATGCCACCAAGGGCAGCTTTTTCACCCGGGGAACCTCACGGGATGAGTACGCGGTTTACACCGAAGACAGCGAGGCCTATGAGCGCAACATGCAGCGTCTGTTGCTGAAGTGGGAAACGGCCAAGCAAGAAGTGCCGGCACCCGAGTTGATTGAAGCCGGGCAGAGCAGTCGCGTTGGGGTGATTCACTTTGGCACCAGCCGGGACGCGACGCTGGAGGCGATTGATATGCTCGCCGATGAAGGGGTGGCGGTGGATAGCTTGCGGATTCGCGCCTTTCCCTTCAGCCAGGTGGTCGATGCCTTTATCGACAGTCACGACATCGTGTTTGTGGTGGAGCAAAACCGGGATGGCCAGTTGCGCTCGCTGATTGTGAATGAGTGCGAAATCGACCCCAAGCGCCTGTTACCCATTCTGCATTACGGCGGCATGCCGGTCACCGCCCGCTTCATTCGCGAAAAAATCGCCGCGGTGGTGAAGGGCGATAACGTCACGCCCCTGCATAAGAAGACTGGCAGCAAGGAGACAAACCGATGA
- a CDS encoding alpha/beta fold hydrolase, translated as MTRKIKGHGGIGLAVDTAGNPADRSVVLLHGGGQTRHAWGDALHLLADQGYYVISADLRGHGDSDWAPDGGYTLDHFAADIRILCEHCQQPPVLIGASLGGLAALAAQGTAAEPLARGLALVDIVPQVNPEGVGQILAFMQAHPQGFASLEEAADSVAQYLPHRGPRRNVQGLQKNLRLQEDGRYYWHWDPKFIGSDDLHSSIDRLEQTTAAINVPVLLIRGSDSNVVDQAGMDHLRERIPHARFREIPGAGHMVAGDSNNAFTYAVLEFLSELES; from the coding sequence GTGACCAGAAAGATCAAAGGACATGGCGGCATCGGCCTGGCGGTCGACACTGCGGGCAACCCTGCCGACCGGTCAGTGGTACTACTACATGGTGGTGGACAAACTCGCCATGCCTGGGGTGACGCACTGCACCTACTTGCCGACCAAGGCTACTACGTTATCAGCGCCGACCTGCGCGGCCACGGCGACAGTGACTGGGCCCCCGACGGGGGCTACACCCTGGACCACTTTGCCGCCGACATCAGAATACTTTGCGAACATTGCCAACAACCGCCAGTATTGATCGGCGCCTCCCTGGGCGGCCTGGCGGCACTGGCCGCACAAGGCACCGCCGCTGAGCCCCTGGCGAGGGGACTCGCCCTGGTCGATATCGTTCCCCAAGTTAATCCCGAGGGTGTCGGCCAGATTCTGGCGTTTATGCAGGCCCATCCCCAGGGTTTTGCCAGTCTCGAGGAAGCGGCCGATTCCGTCGCTCAATACTTGCCCCACCGGGGACCTCGGCGCAATGTGCAGGGCTTGCAAAAGAACCTGCGCCTGCAGGAAGACGGCCGCTACTACTGGCATTGGGACCCCAAATTTATTGGCTCCGACGACTTACACTCTTCCATTGACCGTCTTGAACAGACCACCGCAGCGATCAACGTACCAGTGCTGCTTATCCGCGGCAGTGATAGCAACGTGGTGGACCAGGCCGGCATGGACCACTTGCGCGAGCGTATTCCCCACGCGAGATTTCGGGAAATCCCAGGCGCCGGCCATATGGTCGCCGGCGATTCCAATAACGCTTTCACCTATGCCGTACTGGAATTTTTATCCGAGCTCGAATCGTAA